The genomic DNA CAATTTGGTAGGTTTGTATAATCTCTTCGCTTAAGCCTCGGCCTAATGCGTATTGTTGTACAGGCAGGGCATCTTGATGATTATAAAGCTGATGCACAAAGTATTCTGAGCAACTTGCCATTAGGTCATGCAGTGTTTTACGTTGCTGTTGCTTGTGTTTGGTTTTTTCGCTGACTTCTTCGCGAGGAACTTCTACACCAACTTGTCTCGCGAGCTCTTCTACGGCTTCGACAAAGCCTAAGTTTTCGTATTCTTGAAGAAACTTTAGTGAGGTGCCAGAAGCGCCACAACCAAAACAGTAGTAAAAGCCTTTGGCTTGATTTACCGAGAATGAAGGGGAGTTTTCGTTATGAAATGGGCAGCAGGCCCAATGGTCTTTGCCTTTTTTCTTGAGGTCAATTCGGTTGCCAATAATTTCAATAATGTCAGAGCGTTCTTGGAGCTCTTCGATAAAGTCATTGGGAATCAAACCTGCCATGCAGTTTCTCGCTTGAAAAAGGTGACGAATGCGTCAATTCGCGCGGTGTTGTGGTCGATCTGTTTAAGTGAGTGCTTTTTTAATCAGTTTACTCACTTCGCCGATATCGGCTCGACCCTGAGCTTTAGGCTTAATGTAACCCATTACCTTGCCCATATCTGCCATTGAAGTGGCATTTGTTGCTGTCATTGCTTCTTTAACTAGGTCAGCTATTTCGTTTGCTGTCATCGCCGCCGGGAGAAAAGTAGATATCACCTCCTGTTCATTTAGTTCGATCGCGGCAAGATCATCGCGGTCCGCAGCCTTAAATTGGGCTATGGAATCCCGTCGTTGTTTGTTCATTTTATCGAGTACGGCAAGTACTCTGCTATCATTAATTTCAATCTGTTCGTCAACTTCTATGCGTTTGAGCTCGGCTAAAATTAAGCGAATCGTACCTAAACGAGGCTTATCTTTAGCCCGCATGGCGTCTTTCATTGCTTGATTAAGACGCTGCTTGAGCTCAGACATAGTTTGTTAACCCACGAACAAAGAAATTAGTACTGGCGAACTAAACGCTTGTTTTCGCGCTGTAGTTTCTTCAGGTGACGCTTAACAGCAGACGCTTTAGCGCGCTGACGAACCCAAGTTGGCTTCTCATAGTGCTCACGACGACGTACTTCAGAAAGTACACCTGCTTTTTCGCAAGAACGTTTGAAACGACGTAGTGCTACGTCAAATGGCTCGTTATCTTTAACTTTAACGTGTGGCATTCAATATTTCCTAAATGAACCAATTAATGTGGGTTATCTCAAAAAGCGTGGTTCAACCGATTTTCGAGGCGCGTAATTGTACTGATTGGGCAGGGTTGAAGCAAGGGTTTTGTTGGGAAGGGAACGAAGCCTTTGGCTTCGGGTTTTAATACATCACCACAACCCGCCTCGGTGGCTGGCTTCACTTCCGCGGGTCGCTTTTCGTGCATCCATGCACCGCTAAACCTCGCCATCCATGGCTCAGATTCCCACTCCAGCAAAGCCACCCACCAAGGCTAACCTATAGCACCTCTCCAAAGTAGGAGCGCGCAAAGCAAAGCGAAGCCGCGAATGTTTAAAATGTTTTGACCCTACCCGAAGCCCGAAGCCCGCAGCCTAAAACTCAGAAATCAATCTCCGCCTCCGTGGCTGGCTTCACTTCCGCGGGTCGCTTTTCGTGCATCCATGCACCGCTAAACCTCGCCATCCATGGCTCAGATTCCCGCTCCAGTAAAGCCACCCACCAAGGCTAACCTATAGCACCTCTCCAAAGTAGGAGCGCGCAAAGCAAAGCGAAGCCGCGAATGTTTAAAATGTTTTGACCCTACCCGAAGCCCGAAGCTCGCAGCCTAAAACACGTCACCAAAGCGAAGTCGCGAGGGTTTTAAATGTTTTGACCTTACTTGCAGCTTGCAGCTAATAACTGTCAACTCATAACCCCCCAAAAATTCAAGCTCGGCACAAAACCGCCTTTGACCCCACCCGAAGCCCGAAGCTCGCAGCCATAAACCGATCCCAACCCTAACCTATACTCTTCTGCCGTTAGCCGCTAAACTACGCGCCTTTTTTGAGACCTTGTGGAACCCTTTATTTATGCGAGTGCTAGGCATTGAAACCTCTTGTGATGAAACCGGTGTTGCTATTTATGATAGTGAACGGGGGCTTATGTCGCATGTGCTTTATAGTCAGGTAAAAATGCACGCTGAGTTTGGTGGCGTGGTGCCGGAGTTGGCCTCTCGTGATCATATCCGTAAATTACTTCCGCTTATAAAAGAAGCTTTTGCTAAGGCCGGCCTTAAGTTGGGTGAGGTTGATGGCGTTG from Reinekea marina includes the following:
- a CDS encoding GatB/YqeY domain-containing protein — translated: MSELKQRLNQAMKDAMRAKDKPRLGTIRLILAELKRIEVDEQIEINDSRVLAVLDKMNKQRRDSIAQFKAADRDDLAAIELNEQEVISTFLPAAMTANEIADLVKEAMTATNATSMADMGKVMGYIKPKAQGRADIGEVSKLIKKALT
- the rpsU gene encoding 30S ribosomal protein S21, producing MPHVKVKDNEPFDVALRRFKRSCEKAGVLSEVRRREHYEKPTWVRQRAKASAVKRHLKKLQRENKRLVRQY